The Solidesulfovibrio sp. sequence GGACAAGTTCATCGAGCACCTGACCAAGGTCGTGGTGCCGGCCTTTGGCGAGGAAGAAGGCTGGGACGAGCCGGTGGGCCTGGCCGCCGAGATCGTTCCCCTGACCAGGCCGTTCGGGAATTATGTCGGCAACGTCTTCACCGGGAAGGTGCTCGTGGACGGCAAGCCCGCCCCCGGCGTCACCGTCGAGGTGGAATACTACAACAAGGACAAGGCCTACGAGGCGCCCAACGAATACATGACGACCCAGGCGGTGAAAACCGACGCCAATGGCGTGTTCAGCTACGCCGTGCCCTTTGCCGGTTGGTGGGGCTTCGCGGCGCTCACCGACGCCCCGGAAACCATCGAAAAGGACGGCGCGGCCAAGAAGGTCGAACGCGGGGCCGTGCTCTGGGCCAAGTTCCTTGAGCCCAA is a genomic window containing:
- a CDS encoding DUF4198 domain-containing protein, with protein sequence MTHGIRALCSALALVLWAGPALAHFGMVIPSQDVVTDKDKAKVGLVVSFSHPMEGNGMDMAKPKEFGVVDGGKKADLLAALKPAKVMDHAAWTAEYAFKRPGVGIFYVVPEPYFEPAEDKFIEHLTKVVVPAFGEEEGWDEPVGLAAEIVPLTRPFGNYVGNVFTGKVLVDGKPAPGVTVEVEYYNKDKAYEAPNEYMTTQAVKTDANGVFSYAVPFAGWWGFAALTDAPETIEKDGAAKKVERGAVLWAKFLEPKRKKK